GGTACCGCACCCCGTTCGTCGTCGCCGCCAACAAGGTGGACAGGGTACCGGGATGGAAATCCCACGATGACACCCCGTTCCTCGAGTCGTTCCAGAGGCAGTCCCCGGAGGTACAGCAGCGGCTGGAAGAGAAGGTCTACGAGCTTATCGGACAGCTCCATCAGCATGGGTTCCAGGCGGAACGCTTCGATAGGGTGAAGGATTTCACGAGAACCGTCGCGATAGTCCCCACGAGCGGTGTCACAGGGGAGGGTATACCAGAGCTGTTGATGGTCGTAACCGGGCTGGCACAACGCTTCCTGGAAGAACAACTGAAAATAGAGGTAGAAGGTCCAGGAAAGGCCGCGATCCTAGAAGTCAAGGAGGAACCTGGACTCGGCCACACTGTCGACGCGATCCTCTACGACGGTATCGTCCGAACGGGCGACACGATAGTCATCGGTCATCCGGAAGAGCCTATCGTCACCCGGGTGAGATCCCTGCTGAAGCCGAAGCCTCTGGACGAGATGCGCGACCCGAGCGATCGATTCCGTAAGGTGGATGAGGTGACGGCCGCCGCCGGTGTAAAGATAAGTGCCCCGGAGCTCGAAGAGGCCGTGGCCGGCGCCCCGTTACGCGTCGTCTGGGAAGACGAGGACGTCGAAGAAGTCGTGCGCGAGGTCCAGGAGGAGGTCGAGGAGGTCACTATTGAGACAGACCAAGATGGAATCATCATCAAGGCCGATACTCTGGGGACCCTGGAAGCCGTCGTCGGGGAGTTCAAGGAAAAGGACGTTCCGATCCGCAAGGCCGACGTCGGAGACATTACCAAGAAGGACGTCATCGAGGCGCACGCGGTCGCAGAGAAGGATCCGCTACTCGGTGTGATCGTAGGGTTCAACGTGGGAGTCACTGAGGAGGCGCGGGAACTGGCCGACGAGTACGACGTCGACATCATCATCGACGATGTGATCTACGAGCTAGTCGAGAAGTATGAGGAGATGGTCGAAAAGCGGATCGAGCGGGAGCGGCGAAAGCGCCTGGACGAACTCGTACGTCCAGGGAAGATAAAGGTGCTTCCTGGGTACATCTTCCGCCAAAGTAAGCCGGCGATCGTCGGCGTTCGAGTCTTGGCTGGTGTGATCAAACCCGGATATCCACTGATACGAGAGGACGGTAGAGAACTCGGGGAGATCAAGCAGATCCAGATGCACGGTGAACCGATCAAAGAGGCGAAGAAAGGACAGGAAGTGGCCATATCCATCGAGGGTCCCATCGTCGGTAGACACTTCGAGGAAGGCGATATCCTGTATACGGACGTGCCCTCCGAGCACGCGAAGCTCATGTTCGAGGAGTTCAAAGATCTCCTGACGGAGGATGAGCTGGAAGCCCTTGAAGAGATAGCCGAGATCAAACGCAAGGAAGACCCGTTCTACGGTATGTAACTTCGATACCGCCGATGACGACAAACCTGGGCTCGGACCCCGTGAAGAGCCGTGTCCTAGCCGAGGCGGTGTCGCGGCACTATTGTCGGAAGAACGGGTACTGTGACTTTCACCGAACCCGAAGTCGGAGTCCGCGAACGATTCAGTACACCAGTTAACCGCAAGAAGGCCAGGGCCGCATGGTACGCCCTCTCAACGCCCGACAGACCCGCGTCACGTGACTTCCAGAGTGATCACGTCAATTCCGAGCCGACGCGCCACGGATCTTATCGATCCCCTCGGGGCGCTCTTTACTAAGAGCACGAATCCAGAGGACCTCGCCAGCTCATCCACGAGTTCATCCTTCTCATCGGTTAAAAGCGCTCCTTGGCGAGGTACCCCACTGCCGCAGTGCATGTCCAACCAATACTTCACTCTATGGGAGAGCGCAAACCGCACGAGATGCCACGTCAGGGATCCTGGCACATCCGCTACCCGGTTAGGATCTACACCATCGACTAACCTCGAGTTGGCCGCCAACCCCTCCGGGTTAACCGCTGGAATCACGTACACAGTGCCCACTGCGGAGGCCGGGTCCAGTTCGTCCAATAATTTTAGCAGCGCTATCACTGTCCACACCTCGTCGCCGTGAACTCCAGCGGTCAAGAGCACGGCAGGTCCAGGGCCTCCACGGAATTCGAAGACTACGGTGCCTTCGACGGAGTGCTTGTATACCGCCTTCGAGCGTGGGCCGTGGGGCGCGTGCTGGACTAGAATAGGGTTCTTCAGTATGTTACCCTTGGAACCCCAATCATACACCGTCCACACCACCTCACAACATCCGGACGTCGAGAGCGCGAGCAGGACTAACAGAACCGCGATCAACCCTCTGTCACCTCAGTAACGGCAAGTCGCCCGTAACTCGGTCGATCTCCTCCTCTCGCTCGGGCCCGATCCCGAGGCAAGTTATCGTCTCGGGCTCTAGCTCCGTAAGCCCCGCGTCTCGAACCAAGAACGACGGTAAGCCTCTTTCCTTAGCCAGCTCGTGGAGTTCCAGTAGTTCCTCCTCGTCTCTACACTTGAGCACTACCTTCTTCTGACCTTCTCTTAACCACTCCTCAACCGGCGCCCCTGACTCTTTAGCGCGTAGAAAGGCCCCCAGTGAGGCGTGTGCCACCTGAGCCGCGAGCTTCCCACGACTGAGTTTCAAGTCTTCCCTAACCACTATCACCTGTTTGTACAAGGTAAACCCCCTCGGCTGAGAGGAGTCTCGTCACAGACTCGGCCCGTCAGCTCCTCTTCATTGGGGCCGCGAGGTACCGGCGAAACTTTATTTATTTCAACCGATCGGCGGGTATGGGCGAGGAGATCGACCACGAGGATGAGGATGAACCGATGAGTGGGGGTGATGGTTGATGTCCAAGCCCATGTACGTGAAGTTCGAGGTCCCGGAGGAACTGGCCGAGAAGGCTTACGAGGCCATAGAAATCGCTCGAGACACCGGTCGTATCCGTAAGGGTACTAACGAGACAACTAAGGCCGTCGAGCGTGAGGAAGCCGTGCTCGTGCTGATCGCTGAAGACGTGGACCCAGAGGAGGTAGTCGCTCACCTACCGGAGCTCTGCGATGAGAAGGGTATCCCGTACGTGTACGTCCCTAGCAAGGACGAACTGGGCGCCGCCGCCGGCATCGACGTAGCAGCGGCCAGTGCGTGCATCATCGACCCCGGAGACGCCAAGGACCTCGTGGACGAGATCATTGAGGAGGTCGAAGAGCTACGCGAGTAAGCCGATCCTTCCCTCCCGCAGCTCCTATCGTTACAGTTATCGTAACGAATTCTGCACTTGGTCGGCTTCATGACCGTTGAGCGGCCACGGATCTGGCACATCCGAGTGCTTGTCTGATAATGGAGTAAACTGATGCGGGCGACGACTGGAATCTGCCGCACGAACCGCGTCCCACATTACCACATTTCTGTTTCCGATCCACCGCACGCTGCCAGGGGTACAGGCCTTCTAGCAACCGTTGTACAGTCTCGGGACAACTAATGTGATGCCGCCCCTATCCAGACATTTGAGAGTTACTAGATGGACTCCTGCGTGGACGATGCAATAGTACGGCATGGGGGTGAACCGCCATATAATCGTCCCTCAATGGCTCGTGCACCACCGTATGGATGTTACACGCTGTCCCAAGGGGGTCGCCACCGTGGTGGGAGTGATTCCGCTGAAGGTTCTCGCGCTCCTAGTGCTGGCGTGGCTCGCGTATGCGTTTCTCGGTTTCGTGAAATTTTACGTGACGACGGGTTGCATGCCGTTGGGGCGACTGGCTTTCGTGAAGTTACACGATCCGGATATAAGACCGGGAGGTCTTCACGAGATTGTCGCCACTAACGTAGCGCACACCTTTGGATACCCGGCGGTCACGATCGTCCATAACGCTGGTAGTGAGAGTATGTACGGTTCGTGGACCGATAGGAACGGCGTACTAGTGTGGAACATCGCAGCGCTAGACCCTCGTGGGAACCGAGCGTCAGTGGATTGGTATGGTGCGCTCAGGGAGCTGGTCTTCGCGGACAGGTTGAGGACCGCCACCTGGGTTCACGATGGGCCGATCGGCGGGCCACGATTCCCTAAGAACTCCGTGATCTTCTGGCATGGGACCGTGAGGAACGGTTTCCCGCTCCTCTACGGAGGATGTGGGTGCGAGCCGTATTACTACATCCTCGCGAACTATGGGAACATCCCTTTCGCGATCACGGCAACGGTGCTAGGGTGGTTCACACCGTTCCTGATATCACCGCTGGAAGCTTTTTGGGAGCTCTCGCACTACAAGAGACTTCAGTACGAGTACTTGAAGAAGGTAAACGGGATTAGGCTGATAAACTTGAAAAACTACGAGGGAGTATCGGCGGCACCTACTAGTTCGATATCGGGTAGTTCGGCGCCTCGTCCGTGATGGCGATGTCGTGTGGATGGCTTTCCTCGTACCCGGCCCTAGTGATCCGTACGAACCTCGCCTTCTTCTTCATTTCCTCGATGTTCTTGGCGCCAACGTATCCCATGCTGGATCTAAGTCCACCTACGAGGGTGTAGAGGACCTCACTCACCGGGCCTTTGTACGGAACAACTCCCTCGACTCCCTCCGGTACGAACTTCGTTTGGGCGACGTGGCGGCTTCCCTGTTCGGGTTGCTTGAAGTAGCGGTCGGCCGATTCTCCCTTCATCATGGCTCCCAAGCTCCCCATACCACGGTACTGCTTGTACAGGCGTCCGTGTAGCCGGATCACTCGGCCTGGGGCTTCGTCCGTGCCTGCCAATAGGTTACCCAGCATCACGGCGTCAGCGCCTGCGGCGATAGCTTTGGCGATGTCTCCAGAGTACCTGATACCACCGTCCGCGATGACGGGAATATCGTGTTCCTCCGCGACGTCGGCCACCCAGGCTACGGCGGTGATCTGAGGTACGCCGACACCGGCAACAATCCTCGTAGTACATATGGAGCCCGGACCGATACCGACCTTCAGAGCGTCGGCGCCCGCGGCGATAAGGTCCTCCGCAGCTTCGGCCGTGGCGATATTGCCGGCGATGACGTCCGCGTCGACTTCACGCTTGATCTCCTTCACGAAGTTGATGACCGTCTCCGTATGCGCATGGGCGCAGTCGACTACGAGGATGTCCGCGCCGGCCTCGTCCAGGGCGATCGCTCGATCGGGATCCTTCGGACCCACGGCTGCAGCCGCGAGGTATCGTCCTTCCTCATCGGTGGCCGCTTCCGTCTCCTTGCGAAGCTCCGTTACGTCCCTAGCGGTCACGATTCCCAGGAGGCGACCTTCGTCGTCCACTACGGGGACGCGTTCGATCCTCTCTTCTCTCATCACTCGTAAAGCTCTTTCCTCGATGTCCTCACCCTCCTCGATGACGACCGGTTCTTCCGTCATAACACTCTTCACATCCAACTCTCCGATTTCTTCCTCGGAAAGCAGGCCCACGTCGCGCCGCGTAATGATGCCGACGACCTTACCCTCCTCGTCGACGACGGGCAGACCTCCGACGTCATGCTCCTCCATTAGTTCCACTGCTCGCTTCACGCTCTCGTCCGGTGAAATCGTCACAACGTCGCGTTGTACTATGTCCCTAGCCTCCTTGACACGCGTGACCTCCCTTACTTGCTCCTCTATGGTCATGTTCCGGTGGATTACACCGAGGCCACCGTGTCGGGCCATCGCGATGGCCATCTCGGCTTCGGTGACAGTATCCATAGCAGCACTTAGGATCGGTATGTTGAGTCGGTAGTTAACGGTGACTCGTGTGGATACATCCACGTCTGCGGGTTCTACCGAGGATCGTCCGGGGAGTAGGAGGACGTCGTCGAACGTGAGCGCTAGCTCGGCATCTTCCAGCTTTCGGGTGTACCGCCCGACCAAGCCCCCGTTCCCCGCGCCTTTTGCGGGGAACGGGGGCGGGGAGAGTTAAAGATTGCGCGAGGGAGGTTACTCGGACTCCTCTGCCTCCTCCGTTTCAAACGCTCTGCGCTCCAGTTCCTCGACTCGTTCGGCCAGGTTTTCCGCCAACTCCTCCAGCTTATCTCGGAACACCTCGTAGAATCCTGTAGCGGCCTTGACTAGGAGTAGTCCACCGAAGCCGATACCGACCAGCAGTACGAGGAGGCTCAGTACGGCTCCAGCTCCTGGTATGGAGACCATCAGCGGGGACAGTAGAACGGCCACTACGAGAACGATTGCCGCCAGTACCAGGTTGTACGTGGCTGTATGGAGATCTTCCTCTCGACGGCCTAGCAGTGCCATCGATACGAGGTCAGCGGCAGGAGTGATTATCGGTTTCACGTGCTTTAGCACGCCGTAAGCGAAGTATAGTGCCAGTACCACACCCACGACGGTGAGCACCATGTTCACTGGCACACCGATACCTGGTACTATCGTTCCGAGCGACGCCAGTGGAGGCACCACTAGCTGGACTACCACTATCACAATGATCAGGCCGATCGCATTAAGCGTGGCCGGAACTAAGTGCTCACGGACAGCATCCGCGAGCTCACCCATCTCCTTCCACCCCGAAGGGTACGGAGCCTGGAAGATAATAAATGGGTCGATTTCAGGCGAGCGCCTCGGCCAGTTTCCGGACTAGGTGGCTGCGGATCGTCCCACGGTTACGATCACCGCGCTCACAGGCCGCTCCCCGAATTCCTACTATGTCCGCTCCGAGGTCGCGTACGATAGGCATGTCTTCGTGCCGCAGAGACCCGGCGAGTGCCACCTCGAGCCCGTGCTCGTGGGCTAAATCGACGAACTCCCCCACCTCTTCCTCTCTCAAGAAATCGAACAATCGCTTACCGTCCTTTACCGCCGTATCCACCATTGCCACATCGCACTCAGCTTCGGCCGCTACCTCCGGAACGGACATGGGATCTATGCTATCAACCCGATGGGCGTCCGCGTAGCCGGCTGCAACTACGCGCGTGTCGTACCCGAACTCACGGACCGCTCGGGAGCAAGCCCGCATGACTTCCAGCGCTTCTTCTTCAGTCTTGGTTCCGTAAAGTCCTACCTTCGCGTAGTCCACTCCTACGGCGGCTACACCGAGCACAGCCTGAGCCACCGTACCAGGTTTGTAGGGGACGTCTCCAACGGTGGCACTGACCTCGCGATCCTCCGGGACTACTTCCATTATCTCACGTATCACCCACGGAAAGTTCGCGCCTAGGGATCCTTCCTCGGGGTTCTTCACGTCGATGATGTGAGCTCCACCTTCCACGGCCTCCAACGCCTCATCACGGTTTACGGGACTCACAAGGAGCCTCGGTCGCATGGTCACACCCCAACAACTTCGGAACCGGTTTACCGTAAATAGCTCCTTTGGGATAGGTGTTGGCGTCGCGTTCAAGGTAGTCGGGGTCGGTCACCGTGAGGTTGCTCTCCGTGCTCATAGCACTGGCGACACCCTTAGGAGTTGCAGGGCAAGTCATGACACCCGAAGAAGTGTCCGAACTGTCGTACAATCACCCTGTGATCGTGGACGTCGTAGCCGGGCCGCCGGAAGCCGATTCGATCGAGGCGTACACCCGAATCGTATGGGTGGATCCGATAACACATGAGCGTCATATAGAGGAAGAAGTCAGAGTGAGGACATCAAACACGCTACTGCTCAACGTGGTCGTCGCTTCCCCCTCACCGCCCGACCACCTGTGCACTCACTGTGTCCTTCGACGATCGAAGGATCTTGGAACGTACGGTAAAGTTACAGGCTAACGGGATAATTCAGGAATCCTTGGAGCTCGATGTCACGCCCGGTCATCATACACTGTCCGTCCAGGTGACGGACGGGAGCACCGAGGATATCGTGTCCTGCAACCTCCGTGTGGAACCCTTAGAGGCGAACGGAGGCGAGAATAACCAGGTTCTTCCCTTTCAGGGGCTCGTACCATGGCCTCGTCGTCGAAGGAGACTATGGTAATCATAGCCGAAAAGCCAAGTCTCGCGGGAACGATCGCGGGGTTCCTCCGGGGAAGATGGAACGGTAGGAAGTTGCTGGGGTTCGGTAAATACCGAGGTAGGCGGTTCGCTATCACCAGTCTGTCGGGCCACGTCCTGGAGTGGTGGCCTAAAGACGACCCGGGATTCAGGCACCCTGATTACTTCCCTGATCCGGACGACTTCGAGTTGAGACCTATCGACGGCAAAGAAAGGTTCCTGCGGGCCGTGGAACGTGTCGTGGAACGCTACGCCGGCAGTCGAGCCGACAGGATCATCGTAGCGACCGACAACGACGCGGAGGGAGAGTTAATCGGTTGGGAAGCACTTGTATGGTTGAAACGGCAGGGTGTCCTCGACGACCCTGAGTGCGCTCGGCGAATGCGGTTCTCAGCGTACACCCGCGAGGATATCCTCAGAGCGCTCGAGGAAGCACTCCGTGGTGAGAGAATCGACCCGAGTCTGGCTTACTCGGCGCTCGCACGCACGATTGCGGACTGGCTGTACGGAATACCGCTAACCCGTCAGCTGTCGCTCTGCAACGACGACATCGTCTCCGTCGGTCGAGTACAGACACCTACACTCAAACTGGTCGTGGAGCGGGAACGGGAACGCAGGAAAGCCCAGAAGAAGCGCAAATATCACTGGGTACTCCAAGCTGAGACCCCGATCGGAGAACTTAGAACTGAAGAGAAGTTCAAAAACGGGCGTCGGGCGAGGGAGCTTGCCTCCGAAATCGAATCGATAAGAGTCGTGGAAGTGCGACGAGAGCACCGGTCCGTAAGACCACCAACCCCGTTCAATCTGACTACCCTCCAACGGGCCGCCGGTGAGATCCTTCGGATATCGCCGAAGCGCACTCTCGATTTGGCTCAGCACCTCTACGAAGAAGGAATGATCACGTACCCTAGGACCGCGACTAACCGATACCCATCCACGTTCGATCACGAAAAGCTTCTCCGCAAGATGAGGAACGCCCACCCCGACGCCTTCCGAGATTTCCAGCGCGCCGGTCGAAGGTCCGAACCCGTCTCAGGTAGGGAGTACGACGGAGCCCACCCACCGATCACTCCCACCGGTCGGAGGAAGTACATCCGCGGGAAACTAACTTGGCTCCTGTATGATCTGATCGTCCGTCGATATCTGGCGACGCTGTCCGAAAACGCCCTGATAGTGAAGTGGCGGATCGTAGCCGAGCATCCAGAGACCGGGACGAAGTTCGTGATGGAAGGCACGGAAGTCAAGCGGGACGGGTGGTACTCAGTGTACCCGTGGAAGAGGCCTCGGGAAAGGACCATGCCCGACGTGTCTGAAGGAGATGAGTTGCCGGCGAACGTAAACGCTTCCCGCCGTAGAGAACCTCTCCCTCGTCGGTACTCGCAGTCGCGGTTGGTGGCAAAGATGAAGAAGCTTGGATTAGGTACCGAGTCCACACGAGCGGAGATCGTGAAAAAGCTCTTCGATAGGGGTTACGTCAGGAGAGTGGGGTCAGGAGTGGCACCTACGAAGAGGGGAGAGCGCCTGGTAGAGCTACTCGAGGATCGAGTCCCGGAACTCGTGAGCGTCGAACTCACCAGGCGCATTGAGCGCGAGATGGAGGAGATTTCAGAGTTACCACCGAAGCGAGCCAGGGAACGATTGGAACGCGTAGCTCGGGAGATCCGAGAGACCGTCCGCAGGAACTCCAAGAAGCTGAAGTCGGTCAAGGTGATCTGACACCCCATGAGGAGCAAAGTTACTCAACCCCATACTTAGGGAAATGATCGTAATGACTCCATCCAAGAGGGCTCGAACCTTGTCACTACCACCACTGAAACAGCACTTATACGAACCAACGTTTGACCTTGAGCTTCTACACTCTGGACACATTGTGATAGCATGGTGGCAGTATCTTATCAACATTCACAACGGCGCCAGTGCTTTAGCTTCACCTATTCGATCCAATAATGTAACTGTAAACCGTATCGCAGTCTTTCACCGGCTACTTTTCGACTTAACCCCACCACGTCAAAGACCTTTCGAATATTCACCGATGATGATTCGAAACCCGAAGGCAATAACCCACAGCCTGAAAGGCGAGGCTTTTCATGGGGTTGTAGGTACATGACCTCGACTGGAAAGGCTAGGATCCGGAAAGCAGTGTGGGAAGAGCTCAAGGAGTCAGGCGAGGCCGCGCCCCCGTTCCCAGTCGAGGGTAGGATTCCGAACTTCAGAGGCGCCTTGGTGGCGGCTCGACGGCTCACTTCGACGCCCGAATACGAAGAGGCCGAAGTAGTGAAGGTGAATCCGGACTCACCCCAACGGCCTGTACGTGAACGAGTTCTTCGCGACGGTAAGGTCCTGATAATGCCGACACCGAGGCTCAAACGTGGCTTCCTCGTCGTGAAGAACCCCAGGGATCCTCGACGTGCCTCAACGATTAGTGGGGCCTTCCAGGAAGGAAAGATAACGATGCCGGACGAACTCCCCGCGGTCGACTTGGTAGTTGCTGGATCCGTGGCGGTGGCTTCGGACGGCGCCAGGGTTGGAAAAGGAGGCGGATACTTCGACTTGGAGTGGGGGATTTTGGCACAATTGGATCTCGTGGATGAAAACACTCCCATACACACGACCGTTCACGATATCCAGGTACTTCCACCGGGAGAGATACCGATGGAAGAGCACGACGTACCGGTGGACGTCATCCACACGCCGACGGGGACGACGGAGTGCGATCGACGCTACGAGAAGCCAGAGGGACTCCTGGAAGACCGCATCGGCGAGAAAATTATGGAAATAAGGTGGTTACGGGAGTACGTTTCATCCGGAGGCACGTAACGCGTCGACTAGTTCGACCAAGGCCTTCTCGAGTTCGTCCTCTCCGATCACGAGCGGAGGTACGAGTCTGATCACGTCTCCTGAGGTTACGTTCACGAGAACTCCACGGTCCAACATCTCCCGAGCCACGTCTTCCGCTCTTTCGTCGTCGCCGACTTCCACCCCAATCATCAGACCGCGACCCCGAACATCTTCCGCGACGTCCTCCGCTTCGGACAGTATCCTCATCGCTAGCTTCCCTTTCCGCTCTGCGGCCTCCGGAAGGTTCTCCTCGAGTACTGTGCGGACCGCCGCACATACTGCCGCGCAGGCCAGCGGATTGCCACCGAAGGTGGACCCATGATCGCCGGGCTCGAACGCTTCGGCCACCTCCTCCCGCGCTATCGTCGTGCCTACTGGCACACCGCCTCCGAGCCCCTTGGCCAGACAGACGATGTCCGGCAGAACGCCCTCGTGTTCGAACGCGAAGAACTTGCCGGTTCGTCCCATACCGGACTGCACCTCATCGACTATCAGGAGCACCCCGTGTTCGTCGCATAGCTCTCGTAATTCCCGGAGGAATCCCTCAGGCGGTATCCTCACCCCCGCCTCACCCTGCACGGGTTCCACGATGACTGCGGCGGTGTCGTCATCTATCGCTTTCTCCACAGCACTCACGTTGCCGTAAGGTACGTGCTCGAACTCCGGTACTAGCGGCTCGAATGGCTCACGGAACTCAGGCTTCCAGGTCGCCGATAGAGCCCCCATCGTCCTGCCGTGGAAACCGCCTTCGAACGCTATGAACTTGGTACGTCTGGTGAACTTGCGTGCCAACTTTATCGCACACTCCACACTCTCCGTTCCGGAGTTACAGAAGAAGACCTTGTTCAAATCCTTGGGAGCCGCCTCAGCCAAAATCCTTGCAGCCTTCGCCTGCGGCTCGTTGTAGTAGAGGTTCGAACAGTGAATTAGCCGCTCCACTTGCTCTTTAACCGCCTCAACCACGGCCGGATGGCAGTGTCCGAGGACGTTGACCGCTATCCCGGCCACCAGGTCTATGTACTCGTTCCCCTCGTCGTCCCAGACTCTGGCACCTTCACCACGGATCAGGGTGACCGGGAACCTGGAGTACGTGTTCATGTGGTACCTATCGATTAGCTCACGCGCGTCCAGTGGTCACTCCCCCTCGGACAACAACCCTAGCTTCTCGAGTTCCCTACGGAGTAACTCCTTGGTGTCTTCACGGGCTTCCTTGAGCGGAGGCCTTGGGGGACTCGAAGCCATCCCTACGAGCTCGGCTGCGGCCTTTACGGGTATTGGGTTCGTTTCGGTGAACAA
Above is a window of Methanopyrus sp. SNP6 DNA encoding:
- the infB gene encoding translation initiation factor IF-2 produces the protein MAFRLKISREWYKLSESDKAIRQPIISVLGHVDHGKTTLLDKIRGTAVTAKEAGGITQHIGASEIPLEVVKEICGPLLEQLDVEITIPGLLFIDTPGHEAFTNLRRRGGALADIAILVIDIMEGVMPQTKEALRILRRYRTPFVVAANKVDRVPGWKSHDDTPFLESFQRQSPEVQQRLEEKVYELIGQLHQHGFQAERFDRVKDFTRTVAIVPTSGVTGEGIPELLMVVTGLAQRFLEEQLKIEVEGPGKAAILEVKEEPGLGHTVDAILYDGIVRTGDTIVIGHPEEPIVTRVRSLLKPKPLDEMRDPSDRFRKVDEVTAAAGVKISAPELEEAVAGAPLRVVWEDEDVEEVVREVQEEVEEVTIETDQDGIIIKADTLGTLEAVVGEFKEKDVPIRKADVGDITKKDVIEAHAVAEKDPLLGVIVGFNVGVTEEARELADEYDVDIIIDDVIYELVEKYEEMVEKRIERERRKRLDELVRPGKIKVLPGYIFRQSKPAIVGVRVLAGVIKPGYPLIREDGRELGEIKQIQMHGEPIKEAKKGQEVAISIEGPIVGRHFEEGDILYTDVPSEHAKLMFEEFKDLLTEDELEALEEIAEIKRKEDPFYGM
- a CDS encoding succinylglutamate desuccinylase/aspartoacylase family protein; translated protein: MIAVLLVLLALSTSGCCEVVWTVYDWGSKGNILKNPILVQHAPHGPRSKAVYKHSVEGTVVFEFRGGPGPAVLLTAGVHGDEVWTVIALLKLLDELDPASAVGTVYVIPAVNPEGLAANSRLVDGVDPNRVADVPGSLTWHLVRFALSHRVKYWLDMHCGSGVPRQGALLTDEKDELVDELARSSGFVLLVKSAPRGSIRSVARRLGIDVITLEVT
- the pth2 gene encoding peptidyl-tRNA hydrolase Pth2; the protein is MYKQVIVVREDLKLSRGKLAAQVAHASLGAFLRAKESGAPVEEWLREGQKKVVLKCRDEEELLELHELAKERGLPSFLVRDAGLTELEPETITCLGIGPEREEEIDRVTGDLPLLR
- the rpl7ae gene encoding 50S ribosomal protein L7Ae, producing MSKPMYVKFEVPEELAEKAYEAIEIARDTGRIRKGTNETTKAVEREEAVLVLIAEDVDPEEVVAHLPELCDEKGIPYVYVPSKDELGAAAGIDVAAASACIIDPGDAKDLVDEIIEEVEELRE
- the guaB gene encoding IMP dehydrogenase; this encodes MVGRYTRKLEDAELALTFDDVLLLPGRSSVEPADVDVSTRVTVNYRLNIPILSAAMDTVTEAEMAIAMARHGGLGVIHRNMTIEEQVREVTRVKEARDIVQRDVVTISPDESVKRAVELMEEHDVGGLPVVDEEGKVVGIITRRDVGLLSEEEIGELDVKSVMTEEPVVIEEGEDIEERALRVMREERIERVPVVDDEGRLLGIVTARDVTELRKETEAATDEEGRYLAAAAVGPKDPDRAIALDEAGADILVVDCAHAHTETVINFVKEIKREVDADVIAGNIATAEAAEDLIAAGADALKVGIGPGSICTTRIVAGVGVPQITAVAWVADVAEEHDIPVIADGGIRYSGDIAKAIAAGADAVMLGNLLAGTDEAPGRVIRLHGRLYKQYRGMGSLGAMMKGESADRYFKQPEQGSRHVAQTKFVPEGVEGVVPYKGPVSEVLYTLVGGLRSSMGYVGAKNIEEMKKKARFVRITRAGYEESHPHDIAITDEAPNYPISN
- a CDS encoding (5-formylfuran-3-yl)methyl phosphate synthase, coding for MRPRLLVSPVNRDEALEAVEGGAHIIDVKNPEEGSLGANFPWVIREIMEVVPEDREVSATVGDVPYKPGTVAQAVLGVAAVGVDYAKVGLYGTKTEEEALEVMRACSRAVREFGYDTRVVAAGYADAHRVDSIDPMSVPEVAAEAECDVAMVDTAVKDGKRLFDFLREEEVGEFVDLAHEHGLEVALAGSLRHEDMPIVRDLGADIVGIRGAACERGDRNRGTIRSHLVRKLAEALA
- a CDS encoding type IA DNA topoisomerase; this encodes MASSSKETMVIIAEKPSLAGTIAGFLRGRWNGRKLLGFGKYRGRRFAITSLSGHVLEWWPKDDPGFRHPDYFPDPDDFELRPIDGKERFLRAVERVVERYAGSRADRIIVATDNDAEGELIGWEALVWLKRQGVLDDPECARRMRFSAYTREDILRALEEALRGERIDPSLAYSALARTIADWLYGIPLTRQLSLCNDDIVSVGRVQTPTLKLVVERERERRKAQKKRKYHWVLQAETPIGELRTEEKFKNGRRARELASEIESIRVVEVRREHRSVRPPTPFNLTTLQRAAGEILRISPKRTLDLAQHLYEEGMITYPRTATNRYPSTFDHEKLLRKMRNAHPDAFRDFQRAGRRSEPVSGREYDGAHPPITPTGRRKYIRGKLTWLLYDLIVRRYLATLSENALIVKWRIVAEHPETGTKFVMEGTEVKRDGWYSVYPWKRPRERTMPDVSEGDELPANVNASRRREPLPRRYSQSRLVAKMKKLGLGTESTRAEIVKKLFDRGYVRRVGSGVAPTKRGERLVELLEDRVPELVSVELTRRIEREMEEISELPPKRARERLERVAREIRETVRRNSKKLKSVKVI
- a CDS encoding 5-formyltetrahydrofolate cyclo-ligase, whose amino-acid sequence is MTSTGKARIRKAVWEELKESGEAAPPFPVEGRIPNFRGALVAARRLTSTPEYEEAEVVKVNPDSPQRPVRERVLRDGKVLIMPTPRLKRGFLVVKNPRDPRRASTISGAFQEGKITMPDELPAVDLVVAGSVAVASDGARVGKGGGYFDLEWGILAQLDLVDENTPIHTTVHDIQVLPPGEIPMEEHDVPVDVIHTPTGTTECDRRYEKPEGLLEDRIGEKIMEIRWLREYVSSGGT
- a CDS encoding acetylornithine transaminase; amino-acid sequence: MDARELIDRYHMNTYSRFPVTLIRGEGARVWDDEGNEYIDLVAGIAVNVLGHCHPAVVEAVKEQVERLIHCSNLYYNEPQAKAARILAEAAPKDLNKVFFCNSGTESVECAIKLARKFTRRTKFIAFEGGFHGRTMGALSATWKPEFREPFEPLVPEFEHVPYGNVSAVEKAIDDDTAAVIVEPVQGEAGVRIPPEGFLRELRELCDEHGVLLIVDEVQSGMGRTGKFFAFEHEGVLPDIVCLAKGLGGGVPVGTTIAREEVAEAFEPGDHGSTFGGNPLACAAVCAAVRTVLEENLPEAAERKGKLAMRILSEAEDVAEDVRGRGLMIGVEVGDDERAEDVAREMLDRGVLVNVTSGDVIRLVPPLVIGEDELEKALVELVDALRASG